Proteins encoded together in one Cicer arietinum cultivar CDC Frontier isolate Library 1 chromosome 4, Cicar.CDCFrontier_v2.0, whole genome shotgun sequence window:
- the LOC101488628 gene encoding prefoldin subunit 5, whose amino-acid sequence MASSKSGSGAMTLERMSVEQLKAVKEQADLEVNLLQDSLTNIGTATTRLEIATSALNDLSLRSLGSKILVPLTASLYVPATLHDTQHVLVDVGTGYFIEKTMPEGKDYCERKINLLKSNFDQLVEVASQKKNVADEAGVILQAKLKQLASSS is encoded by the exons ATGGCTTCGTCGAAGAGCGGAAGCGGAGCAATGACTCTAGAAAGAATGAGCGTTGAACAGTTGAAAGCAGTTAAGGAACAAGCCGATCTAGAAGTTAACCTTCTTCAAGACAGCCTCACCAATATCGGCACCGCCACCACTCGTCTTGAGATCGCTACTTCCGCTCTTAACGATCTCTCTCTCCGTTCTCTCGGTAGTAAAATCCTCGTTCCTCTTACCGCTTCTCTCTACGTTCCCGCTACTCTCCATGATACTCAACACGTTCTCGTCGATGTCGGAACCGGTTATTTCATCGAG AAAACGATGCCGGAAGGAAAAGATTATTGCGAGCGCAAAATCAATTTACTCAAATCTAACTTCGATCAACTTGTTGAG GTGGCATCCCAAAAGAAAAATGTGGCAGATGAAGCTGGGGTTATTTTACAGGCCAAATTGAAGCAATTAGCATCTTCATCGTAA
- the LOC101488304 gene encoding uncharacterized protein → MEQGDAKSPSNSQQTVSDDDEIDYSTKPEFYDPELDDKDEKWIHKKKHGCDSDAVLCCPACFTTLCLECQRHEKYLTQYRAIFVVNCKIENKQVPRQSSSSSRSRKRNRSNEAFDGSDAVSTSNETLKQVCCSICSTEVGVIDEDEVYHFFNVLPSES, encoded by the exons ATGGAACAAGGAGATGCCAAATCACCCTCCAATTCACAACAAACCG TTTCTGATGACGATGAGATTGACTACTCGACTAAACCTGAGTTTTATGATCCTGAACTTGATGATAAGGATGAAAAATggattcataaaaaaaaacatggatGTGACTCTGATGCCGTGCTTTGCTGCCCTGCTTGCTTCACCACCCTCTGCCTAGAATGCCAAAG GCATGAGAAATATTTGACCCAGTATAGAGCAATATTTGTTGTAAACTGCAAGATTGAGAATAAACAAGTTCCGAGGCAAAGTAGCTCAAGTTCAAgatcaagaaaaagaaatagaagCAACGAAGCATTTGATGGGAGCGATGCGGTTTCAACTAGTAATGAAACATTAAAGCAAGTCTGCTGCTCGATTTGCTCGACAGAGGTAGGTGTCATTGATGAAGATGAGGTTTATCATTTCTTCAATGTTCTCCCTAGTGAATCCTAA